A genomic stretch from Arachis stenosperma cultivar V10309 chromosome 3, arast.V10309.gnm1.PFL2, whole genome shotgun sequence includes:
- the LOC130967317 gene encoding zinc finger protein 4-like — protein MAAQSSDACPSESSNISATSQGIDNNTRDNDLASEPDQASNSNINMESMLDFVKLSNNDVSSIRCSSNVKELDFFNTGKRVMGSSSIWTNNNVDEGKDENTEEKERTSESKTFSYNFCKREFSSSQALGGHQNAPKQERAIAKRRQEMDTGAFGHPHFPYYPYHSCHAPK, from the coding sequence ATGGCAGCACAAAGTTCGGATGCTTGTCCTTCTGAATCCTCTAACATCTCTGCCACCTCCCAAGGGATTGATAACAACACAAGGGACAATGATCTAGCTTCTGAACCGGACCAAGCCTCAAATTCCAATATTAATATGGAAAGTATGTTGGATTTTGTGAAGCTCTCCAACAACGATGTTTCATCAATTCGTTGTTCTTCCAACGTGAAAGAGCTCGATTTTTTCAACACTGGGAAGAGGGTGATGGGATCATCGTCAATTTGGACTAATAATAATGTTGATGAAGGAAAAGATGAAAACactgaagaaaaagaaaggactTCAGAATCGAAAACTTTCTCTTACAATTTTTGCAAGAGAGAGTTCTCGTCCTCTCAAGCCCTTGGTGGGCACCAAAATGCCCCCAAACAAGAGCGTGCGATAGCAAAACGTCGCCAAGAAATGGACACGGGTGCTTTTGGTCACCCTCACTTTCCATATTACCCTTACCATAGCTGTCACGCCCCAAAATGA
- the LOC130968767 gene encoding disease resistance protein RUN1-like isoform X1 — translation MECKSIQCMASSSTRPKYDVFVSFRGEDVRNTFADHLFAAFRRNGILAFRDDRNLMQGQHISTELLQAIEGSQVLIVIFSKNYATSSWCLQELAKMLDCSNSITEPNLLPIFYDVTPSEVRKQTGNYGKALAEHEERFKDNSNMVQQWRESLLQVANLSGWDIQNKQENGEIEKIVKRVRSKLGCNSLSVDGLVGMQSRVEQLENLIDFNSNNEVRVVGVSGMGGIGKSTLARVVYGRNLHKFGAHCFVDDISKVFRGGGLLSLQKQLVCQITNGEIQDIYNQIEAESLIKTMLRCQKALIVLDNADEVEQFENLGVTPDCLCPGSRIVVTSRDQHVLNSFGLDEIYKVQLLNEDEAHQLFCEKAFNDNIIMSCDEISREYKKLTDLSLEYAQGLPLAIKVLGSYLRGRDISVWRSALDRLKDNPKKEIADVLQLSFDGLEPLEKEIFLDIACFFNHRVDGLVADMYYRGLHPEIGISVLIDKSLITFDEYCIKMHDLLQELGRRIVRQSAPNEPWKWSRIWSKEDFQCIMFGNTVTDDVKAVQLEGSYEERNMTLRAETLSRMRRLEFLKIKNVSFSGSFNSISSELRYLELEEYPFTYFPSCCKISKLLKLVLQRINMKQLWDGTMCLDNLKELDLSDSENLVKTPNLSQAPNLERLFLRGCRKLKHIHPSIGDLRKLVWLDLSDCTSLMSFPITVFGISSLKSVYLRGCSRLFGGKELENGSESGIQCQSTIWSTFKRLKLRLPFHFFNSCRSRYNHVFHLWRLSVARLSCLYNLDLSYCNLHTIPEAISSLHYLEVLVFTGNNIVRVPDFINKLPRLRELKLDNCKRLMYVDEFPLPLPYPAAEQTKLLNIRQLSMFNCPKIVEKERLSGIGSSWMREYIKVCAYCCLT, via the exons ATGGAGTGCAAGAGCATCCAGTGCATGGCATCGAGTAGCACAAGACCCAAATATGACGTGTTTGTTAGCTTCAGGGGTGAGGACGTACGAAACACCTTCGCTGATCATCTCTTTGCCGCTTTCCGTAGAAACGGAATACTTGCATTCAGGGACGATAGGAATCTGATGCAAGGACAGCACATCTCCACTGAGCTGCTGCAAGCAATTGAAGGATCTCAGGTTCTCATTGTCATCTTCTCTAAGAACTATGCTACTTCTTCATGGTGCTTGCAGGAACTCGCTAAGATGCTTGATTGCAGCAATTCGATAACAGAACCAAATCTGTTGCCTATTTTCTATGATGTGACTCCGTCTGAGGTGCGTAAACAGACCGGAAACTATGGGAAAGCGTTGGCTGAGCATGAAGAAAGATTCAAAGATAACTCAAATATGGTGCAACAATGGAGGGAATCTCTGCTGCAAGTCGCCAATCTCTCTGGTTGGGATATACAAAATAA GCAGGAGAATGGAGAGATTGAAAAGATCGTTAAAAGGGTTAGAAGCAAATTAGGTTGCAACTCGTTAAGTGTGGATGGGTTGGTTGGGATGCAATCTCGTGTGGAACAATTGGAAAACCTGATTGATTTCAACTCCAATAATGAAGTTCGGGTTGTAGGCGTTTCTGGGATGGGTGGGATAGGAAAGTCAACACTTGCTAGGGTCGTGTATGGTAGAAACCTTCATAAATTTGGTGCTCATTGTTTTGTTGACGATATAAGCAAAGTTTTTCGCGGAGGTGGTCTACTTTCTCTACAAAAGCAACTCGTTTGTCAAATTACAAATGGAGAGATCCAAGATATATACAATCAAATCGAGGCTGAGAGTTTGATAAAAACTATGCTACGCTGTCAAAAGGCTCTGATTGTTCTAGATAATGCCGATGAAGTTGAACAGTTTGAGAACCTTGGCGTGACTCCTGATTGTCTATGTCCAGGAAGCAGAATTGTAGTAACTTCTAGAGATCAACATGTCTTGAACTCTTTTGGGCTAGATGAAATATACAAAGTTCAACTCTTGAATGAGGATgaagctcatcaattgtttTGTGAAAAAGCTTTTAATGATAATATAATTATGAGTTGTGACGAGATAAGCAGAGAGTACAAAAAGTTGACGGATCTTTCACTTGAATATGCTCAAGGCCTTCCCTTGGCAATTAAAGTTTTGGGGTCATATCTACGCGGTCGCGATATCTCTGTATGGAGAAGTGCCTTAGATAGACTGAAAGATAATCCAAAGAAGGAAATCGCAGATGTGCTTCAACTTAGTTTTGATGGATTGGAACCCCTCGAAAAGgaaatatttttggatattgCTTGTTTCTTTAACCACCGAGTGGATGGGCTTGTGGCAGACATGTACTATCGTGGTCTTCATCCAGAGATTGGAATAAGTGTACTCATCGATAAATCATTAATTACATTTGATGAATACTGTATTAAAATGCATGACCTGTTGCAAGAGTTAGGCAGGAGAATAGTTCGGCAAAGTGCTCCAAATGAGCCATGGAAGTGGAGTAGGATATGGAGCAAAGAGGATTTTCAATGTATTATGTTTGGAAATACG GTAACTGATGATGTTAAGGCCGTGCAATTGGAGGGATCATATGAAGAAAGAAATATGACATTAAGAGCAGAAACATTATCAAGAATGAGACGACTTGAAtttctcaaaataaaaaatgttagttTTTCTGGAAGTTTTAATAGCATTTCTAGCGAATTGCGATATCTTGAGTTGGAAGAGTATCCGTTTACGTATTTTCCATCGTGTTGTAAGATATCCAAGCTTTTGAAATTAGTCTTGCAAAGGATCAACATGAAGCAACTATGGGATGGCACAATG TGTCTGGAcaatttgaaggaattggatCTCTCTGACTCCGAAAATCTTGTGAAGACTCCAAACCTTAGCCAGGCTCCAAATCTTGAGCGGCTGTTCCTTAGAGGATGTAGAAAGCTTAAGCACATACATCCATCAATTGGAGACCTAAGAAAACTTGTTTGGTTAGATTTGAGTGACTGCACAAGTTTAATGAGTTTTCCCATCACTGTATTCGGTATATCTTCACTAAAATCTGTTTATCTGAGGGGGTGCTCAAGATTATTTGGTGGGAAAGAGTTGGAGAATGGAAGTGAGAGTGGTATCCAATGTCAATCGACAATATGGTCCACTTTTAAAAGGCTTAAGCTTAGGTTACCATTCCATTTCTTCAATTCTTGTAGAAGTAGATACAACCATGTGTTCCATCTGTGGAGGCTTTCTGTCGCTCGCTTAAGCTGCTTGTATAATCTTGACCTAAGTTATTGTAATCTGCATACTATCCCTGAGGCCATATCATCCTTACATTATTTAGAGGTCTTAGTTTTCACGGGAAACAATATAGTTAGAGTACCTGATTTCATAAACAAGCTTCCCAGACTGAGAGAGTTGAAGTTAGATAACTGCAAACGGCTAATGTATGTAGATGAGTTCCCATTGCCATTACCCTATCCAGCGGCAGAGCAAACAAAACTTCTGAACATCAGACAATTGAGTATGTTTAACTGCCCGAAAATAGTAGAGAAGGAAAGGTTGAGTGGAATAGGTAGTTCATGGATGAGAGAGTACATTAAGGTGTGTGCGTATTGTTGTTTAACCTGA
- the LOC130968769 gene encoding disease resistance protein RUN1-like yields MSCDEISREYKKLTDLALEYAQGLPLAIKVLGSYLRGRDISVWRSALDRLKDNPKKEIADVLQLSFDGLEPLEKEIFLDIACFFDYQPKWFVEDLWYCRGLHPKIGISVLIDKSLITINEMGNIRMHDLLRELGMRIARKSAPNEPWKWSRIWRIEDFQRIMFENTAIDDVKAVQLMGPYEGRRNMTLRAETLSRMRRLEFLKIENSFSGSLNSIFSGSLNSISSELRYLEWEEYPFTYFPSCCKLSKLLKLVLQGSNIKQLWDGTMCLDNLKELDLSDSENLVKTPNLSQAPNLERLFLRGCRKLKHIHPSTGDLRKLVVLDLSDCTSLMSFPITVFGISSLKSVDLRGCSRLFGGKELENGSESSIQCQSTVWSTFKRLKLRLPFHFFNSSKSRYNNVFHLWRLSVARLSCVGNNIVRVPDFINKLPRLRVLELDNCKRLMYVDDFPLPLPYPTAERTKVVKMGKLSMWNCPKIVEKERLSGMGSSWMREYIKVHNESTDKHAIVIPGSGVPIPRWFKHQNKGADNSMWIESFPNANDNNWIGIALCAQILVQFAPFLIVDLYFYDQTGKSNLVYSISLPKKKDEVTSELVHLCLFYFSRQRLIRDGKQHDLDGSRFEFIVKNGGYVEVKKWGMRVILNQDLE; encoded by the exons ATGAGTTGTGACGAGATTAGCAGAGAGTACAAAAAGTTGACGGATCTTGCACTTGAATATGCTCAAGGCCTTCCCTTGGCAATTAAAGTTTTGGGGTCATATCTACGCGGTCGAGATATCTCTGTATGGAGAAGTGCCTTGGATAGACTGAAAGATAATCCAAAGAAGGAAATCGCAGATGTGCTTCAACTTAGTTTTGATGGATTGGAACCCCTCGAAAAGGAAATATTTTTGGACATTGCTTGTTTCTTTGACTACCAACCTAAATGGTTTGTGGAAGACTTGTGGTACTGTCGGGGTCTTCATCCAAAGATTGGAATAAGTGTACTCATCGATAAATCATTAATAACAATTAATGAAATGGGCAATATTAGAATGCATGACCTGTTGCGAGAGTTAGGCATGAGAATAGCTCGGAAAAGTGCTCCAAATGAGCCATGGAAGTGGAGTAGGATATGGCGCATAGAGGATTTTCAACGTATTATGTTTGAAAATACG GCAATTGATGATGTTAAGGCCGTGCAATTGATGGGACCATATGAAGGAAGAAGAAATATGACATTAAGAGCAGAAACATTATCAAGAATGAGACGACTTGAATTTCtcaaaatagaaaatagttTTTCTGGAAGTTTGAATTCTATTTTTTCTGGAAGTTTGAATAGCATTTCTAGCGAACTGCGATATCTTGAGTGGGAAGAGTATCCGTTTACGTATTTTCCATCATGTTGTAAGCTGTCCAAGCTTTTGAAATTAGTCTTGCAAGGTAGCAACATCAAGCAACTATGGGATGGCACAATG TGTCTGGAcaatttgaaggaattggatCTCTCTGACTCCGAAAATCTTGTGAAGACTCCAAACCTTAGCCAGGCTCCAAATCTTGAGCGGCTGTTCCTTAGAGGATGTAGAAAGCTTAAGCACATACATCCATCAACTGGAGACCTAAGAAAACTTGTTGTGTTAGATTTGAGTGACTGCACAAGTTTAATGAGTTTTCCCATCACTGTATTCGGTATATCTTCACTAAAATCTGTTGATCTGAGGGGGTGCTCAAGATTATTTGGTGGGAAAGAGTTAGAAAATGGAAGTGAGAGTAGTATCCAATGCCAATCGACAGTATGGTCCACTTTTAAAAGGCTTAAGCTTAGGTTACCATTccatttcttcaattcttctaAAAGTAGATACAACAATGTGTTCCATCTGTGGAGGCTTTCTGTGGCTCGCTTAAGCTGCGT GGGAAACAATATAGTTAGAGTACCTGATTTCATAAACAAGCTTCCCAGACTGAGAGTGTTGGAGTTAGATAACTGCAAGAGGCTAATGTATGTAGATGACTTCCCATTACCATTACCCTATCCAACGGCAGAGCGAACAAAAGTTGTGAAAATGGGAAAATTGAGTATGTGGAACTGCCCGAAAATAGTAGAGAAGGAAAGGTTGAGTGGAATGGGTAGTTCATGGATGAGAGAGTACATTAAG GTACACAATGAATCCACTGATAAACATGCCATTGTAATACCAGGGAGTGGAGTTCCAATTCCAAGGTGGTTTAAGCATCAGAATAAGGGGGCGGATAATTCAATGTGGATAGAATCATTTCCGAATGCCAATGACAACAATTGGATTGGCATTGCCCTTTGTGCCCAGATTCTTGTTCAATTTGCACCATTCCTCATCGTTGACCTCTACTTTTACGACCAAACAGGAAAAAGCAACCTCGTGTACAGTATCTCTTTGCCTAAAAAGAAGGATGAGGTGACGAGTGAATTGGTTCACCTCTGCCTATTCTATTTTTCTCGCCAACGACTCATTCGGGATGGAAAGCAGCATGATCTTGATGGATCCCGCTTTGAATTTATAGTTAAAAACGGCGGCTATGTGGAAGTGAAGAAGTGGGGAATGCGTGTGATACTGAACCAGGATTTGGAGTAA
- the LOC130968767 gene encoding disease resistance protein RUN1-like isoform X2, producing MLDCSNSITEPNLLPIFYDVTPSEVRKQTGNYGKALAEHEERFKDNSNMVQQWRESLLQVANLSGWDIQNKQENGEIEKIVKRVRSKLGCNSLSVDGLVGMQSRVEQLENLIDFNSNNEVRVVGVSGMGGIGKSTLARVVYGRNLHKFGAHCFVDDISKVFRGGGLLSLQKQLVCQITNGEIQDIYNQIEAESLIKTMLRCQKALIVLDNADEVEQFENLGVTPDCLCPGSRIVVTSRDQHVLNSFGLDEIYKVQLLNEDEAHQLFCEKAFNDNIIMSCDEISREYKKLTDLSLEYAQGLPLAIKVLGSYLRGRDISVWRSALDRLKDNPKKEIADVLQLSFDGLEPLEKEIFLDIACFFNHRVDGLVADMYYRGLHPEIGISVLIDKSLITFDEYCIKMHDLLQELGRRIVRQSAPNEPWKWSRIWSKEDFQCIMFGNTVTDDVKAVQLEGSYEERNMTLRAETLSRMRRLEFLKIKNVSFSGSFNSISSELRYLELEEYPFTYFPSCCKISKLLKLVLQRINMKQLWDGTMCLDNLKELDLSDSENLVKTPNLSQAPNLERLFLRGCRKLKHIHPSIGDLRKLVWLDLSDCTSLMSFPITVFGISSLKSVYLRGCSRLFGGKELENGSESGIQCQSTIWSTFKRLKLRLPFHFFNSCRSRYNHVFHLWRLSVARLSCLYNLDLSYCNLHTIPEAISSLHYLEVLVFTGNNIVRVPDFINKLPRLRELKLDNCKRLMYVDEFPLPLPYPAAEQTKLLNIRQLSMFNCPKIVEKERLSGIGSSWMREYIKVCAYCCLT from the exons ATGCTTGATTGCAGCAATTCGATAACAGAACCAAATCTGTTGCCTATTTTCTATGATGTGACTCCGTCTGAGGTGCGTAAACAGACCGGAAACTATGGGAAAGCGTTGGCTGAGCATGAAGAAAGATTCAAAGATAACTCAAATATGGTGCAACAATGGAGGGAATCTCTGCTGCAAGTCGCCAATCTCTCTGGTTGGGATATACAAAATAA GCAGGAGAATGGAGAGATTGAAAAGATCGTTAAAAGGGTTAGAAGCAAATTAGGTTGCAACTCGTTAAGTGTGGATGGGTTGGTTGGGATGCAATCTCGTGTGGAACAATTGGAAAACCTGATTGATTTCAACTCCAATAATGAAGTTCGGGTTGTAGGCGTTTCTGGGATGGGTGGGATAGGAAAGTCAACACTTGCTAGGGTCGTGTATGGTAGAAACCTTCATAAATTTGGTGCTCATTGTTTTGTTGACGATATAAGCAAAGTTTTTCGCGGAGGTGGTCTACTTTCTCTACAAAAGCAACTCGTTTGTCAAATTACAAATGGAGAGATCCAAGATATATACAATCAAATCGAGGCTGAGAGTTTGATAAAAACTATGCTACGCTGTCAAAAGGCTCTGATTGTTCTAGATAATGCCGATGAAGTTGAACAGTTTGAGAACCTTGGCGTGACTCCTGATTGTCTATGTCCAGGAAGCAGAATTGTAGTAACTTCTAGAGATCAACATGTCTTGAACTCTTTTGGGCTAGATGAAATATACAAAGTTCAACTCTTGAATGAGGATgaagctcatcaattgtttTGTGAAAAAGCTTTTAATGATAATATAATTATGAGTTGTGACGAGATAAGCAGAGAGTACAAAAAGTTGACGGATCTTTCACTTGAATATGCTCAAGGCCTTCCCTTGGCAATTAAAGTTTTGGGGTCATATCTACGCGGTCGCGATATCTCTGTATGGAGAAGTGCCTTAGATAGACTGAAAGATAATCCAAAGAAGGAAATCGCAGATGTGCTTCAACTTAGTTTTGATGGATTGGAACCCCTCGAAAAGgaaatatttttggatattgCTTGTTTCTTTAACCACCGAGTGGATGGGCTTGTGGCAGACATGTACTATCGTGGTCTTCATCCAGAGATTGGAATAAGTGTACTCATCGATAAATCATTAATTACATTTGATGAATACTGTATTAAAATGCATGACCTGTTGCAAGAGTTAGGCAGGAGAATAGTTCGGCAAAGTGCTCCAAATGAGCCATGGAAGTGGAGTAGGATATGGAGCAAAGAGGATTTTCAATGTATTATGTTTGGAAATACG GTAACTGATGATGTTAAGGCCGTGCAATTGGAGGGATCATATGAAGAAAGAAATATGACATTAAGAGCAGAAACATTATCAAGAATGAGACGACTTGAAtttctcaaaataaaaaatgttagttTTTCTGGAAGTTTTAATAGCATTTCTAGCGAATTGCGATATCTTGAGTTGGAAGAGTATCCGTTTACGTATTTTCCATCGTGTTGTAAGATATCCAAGCTTTTGAAATTAGTCTTGCAAAGGATCAACATGAAGCAACTATGGGATGGCACAATG TGTCTGGAcaatttgaaggaattggatCTCTCTGACTCCGAAAATCTTGTGAAGACTCCAAACCTTAGCCAGGCTCCAAATCTTGAGCGGCTGTTCCTTAGAGGATGTAGAAAGCTTAAGCACATACATCCATCAATTGGAGACCTAAGAAAACTTGTTTGGTTAGATTTGAGTGACTGCACAAGTTTAATGAGTTTTCCCATCACTGTATTCGGTATATCTTCACTAAAATCTGTTTATCTGAGGGGGTGCTCAAGATTATTTGGTGGGAAAGAGTTGGAGAATGGAAGTGAGAGTGGTATCCAATGTCAATCGACAATATGGTCCACTTTTAAAAGGCTTAAGCTTAGGTTACCATTCCATTTCTTCAATTCTTGTAGAAGTAGATACAACCATGTGTTCCATCTGTGGAGGCTTTCTGTCGCTCGCTTAAGCTGCTTGTATAATCTTGACCTAAGTTATTGTAATCTGCATACTATCCCTGAGGCCATATCATCCTTACATTATTTAGAGGTCTTAGTTTTCACGGGAAACAATATAGTTAGAGTACCTGATTTCATAAACAAGCTTCCCAGACTGAGAGAGTTGAAGTTAGATAACTGCAAACGGCTAATGTATGTAGATGAGTTCCCATTGCCATTACCCTATCCAGCGGCAGAGCAAACAAAACTTCTGAACATCAGACAATTGAGTATGTTTAACTGCCCGAAAATAGTAGAGAAGGAAAGGTTGAGTGGAATAGGTAGTTCATGGATGAGAGAGTACATTAAGGTGTGTGCGTATTGTTGTTTAACCTGA